GAAGTGCAGGTCGTGGAAGTCGAACAGAAGACCATCGACGGCCGCGACGGCGAGACAGAAATCAAGAGCGGCGTCCTCGCCGACGAGAGCGCACGGCTCCCCTTCACCGACTGGGAGGCCCGCGAGGAAGTCGTCGAAGGCGCGAACCTTCGCGTCGAAGACACCTACGTCCGGGAGTTCCGAGGCGTCCCCTCGGTCAACCTCTCTGAGTTTACGACGGTTTCGCCGGTCGGCCACGAGTTGGACGTGAGCGACACCGCGACCAAGATGAGCGTGGACGAAGCAGTCGGCACCGGCGGGGCCTACGACGTGGAACTCGTCGGCAACGTCGTCGCAGTCCGCGACGGCTCTGGCCTCATCGAACGCTGTCCGGAGTGCGGGAGAGTCATCCAGAACGGTCAGTGTCGAAGCCACGGCGCAGTCGAAGGCGAAGACGATCTGCGCGTCAAGGCGATTCTGGACGACGGCACCGGCACCGTGACGGCAGTCCTCGACGCCGACCTCACCGCCGAGGTGTACGGCGGTGGCGTCGAGAAAGCCAAAGAGCAGGCCCGCGACGCGATGGACAAGGAAGTCGTTGCCGAGTCGATTCGCGACGTCATCGTCGGCCGGGAGTTCCGCGTGCGCGGCAACCTCTCGGTGGACGACTACGGAGCGAACGTCGAAGTGACAGATTTTGACGAGACGGAAGACGACCCCGCCGCGCGTGCGACGGACCTTCTCTCGGAGGTGGCCCAATGAGTTCGAACGGCAACGACGAGCAAAACGGCGACGAGAGCAACAACGACGGTTCCAGTCAAGGGGGCGCAGGCCGCCGCGAAGTCGCGTGGCGAGTCTTCGCCGCCGAGTACGACGACGCGACGCTCTCGCACTCCGAAAGCGACGAAGAACGCGCGCCGAACTACGTTATCACGCCGACCGGCGCGCGAATCAACCGCCTGTTCGTCGTCGGCGTGCTGACGCAGGTCGAGCAGGTCAGCGACGACGTGCTTCGCGGTCGCATCGTAGACCCGACTGGCGCGTTCGTCGTCTACGCTGGACAGTACCAACCAGACGAGATGGCGTTCTTGGAGAGTGCGGAACCGCCTGCGTTCGTCGCGGTGACGGGGAAGGCTCGGACCTTCCAACCGGACGATTCGGACCGCGTGTTCACCTCGGTTCGGCCGGAGTCCATCAACCACGTAGACGCCGAGACGCGCGACCGCTGGGTGGTCCAGACAGCCGAACAGACGCTCCGGCGCGTCTCCACGATGGCCGACGCGCTCGAACTGGACCAGCGTGGTGACGCTCTCCGCGACTTGCTCGACAGGCAAGGCGTAGACGATGGCCTTGCGGCGGGCATCCCGCTGGCAATCGACCACTACGGGACGACGCCCGGCTATCTCGCCGCGGTTTGGGGGCTTTCTCTCGACGCCGCGCGAGTCGTCGCGGGCGAAATTGCCGCCGACGAAGTCGGACCGCTCGACCTCGCTCCCGACGAGGGTGGCGACGTGGCGGGCGTGGAGTTCGACTACTCGCTCGTGGAAATCGAAGCGGATGCCGAGAGCGATGCCGTCGGCGCGGACGAAGTTGTCGCCGACGCCGAGGCGGGTCTCGAACCCGAGGCCCAGACCGAGACCGAGGGCGAAGTCGCCGACACCAGCGTCGGCGACTTCGATGCAGAAGAAGCGGAAACCGAGACGACTGCCGACGCACAGTCGGCCGACGAAACGGCGATAGAACCGGAGCAGAGCGCGGAGATGACGCCAGAGTCGGAGACGCCGCCCGCAGAGTCTCGGACCGAGGCGACCGAAACGGACGCCGCGAGCGAAGCGAGCGCGGACCCCGAACCCACCGAGGCAGTCGAGTCGGACTCGACCGACTCGGAACCAGACCTTGGCGACGCGCCGACGAGTTCGTTCGACGAGACGAGTAGCGACGAGTCCGAGTCTGAACCGGCGACGCCAGACGACTCGCCCGAATCGGAGTCTGAGACGGCAACGGAAGCCGACCTCGGTGACGCTGGCGACGAGATGTACGAGTTCGACGAGGGCGAACGCGAACAAATCGAAGAAGAACACGGTCTGGAGTTCTCCTCTGGGTCCGACGTGAGCGACCCCGGCGAAGCCGACATCGAGACGCCGGAACCCGAACCGGAGACGCCGGAATCCGAAGCCGAGACGGACGAACCGACGACTGGCGGCCTCGACGACTTCGAACCGTCCGCCGAGTCGCCGGAACCAGAGTCGGAAGCGGAGTCAGAATCTCCAAGCGACGAAGAAGGCGAGGCAGAACCAGAACCTGAGTCCGAGTCCGACGAGAGTGCCGCTCCGGAACCGGACGACCTCGAAGACGCCGTCATGGACGCGATGCGCGACCTGAACGACGACGATGGCGTCGGCCGCGAGGAACTGCTCGCGGCCGTCGTCCAGCAGTACGACGGTGTCGGCCCCGCGGACGTGGAAGACGCGCTGCAGGCCGCACTGCTCGACGGGCGGTGCTACGAGTCCGGCGAGGAGACGATGAAGCCAATCTGATGGCGCTGGTCGAGCCGATCCCTGGTGCCCCCGCTGCGGTCGCCGACTTCGAATCCGAGCGCGCGCTCGTCGTCGCCGATTTTCACGCGGGCGTCGAGCAAGCAATGCGCACAGACGGCGTGAGTATCGACAGCCGTGCGAGCGAACGCCGCGAGCGACTGCTCGACTTGCTCGACCGCACGGACGTCCAGCGCGTCGTCTTCCTCGGCGACCTGATGCACGCCATCGGCGGACCGGGCGGCGCGGAGCGCGGCGAAATCGAGGTCCTCGTGGAGGAAATCGAAGTCCGGGGCGTTTCTGTCACGCTGGTCAAGGGGAACCACGACGGCGCAATCGAGGAGTGGGTCGAGTGCGACGTGACCGACGGCAAGGGAGCCAGATTCGGCGACGTCGGCTTCGCGCACGGTCACACGTGGCCTGCACGCGAGGTCTTAGAAGCCGAGACGGTCTGTGTCGGCCACGAACACCCGACCGTGCGACTCGAAGATTCGGTCGGCGGAACGCGCATCGAGCGCGTCTGGTTGCGAGGGGAACTCGATTCCGAACCGTTCGAAGAGCGATTCGGTTCCGCGGTCGATACACGTGCCGAACTCGTCGTCTTCCCGGCGTTCAACGACTTGACGGGCGGCACGTGGGTCAACGTCGAAGGACAGGAGTTTCTGGCTCCGTTTCTGCCCGACGCGCTCCCCGACGGCGAGGCGTACCTACTCGACGGGACGCGGTTGGGGCGCTACGACGAGATTTAAGTTAGATTTCGGGGTCGGTCGCCTCCTGTACCGCGGCGACCAGTTCGTCCGGTCGGTCAGAGCCGACGTACAGCGACTTCCCGTTGGCGCGCTCGAACTGCACGCCGCTCCGCCCGCTAACTGTGTAGGCGAGTCTGCGCGGCGTCCACCGGAACCCCCAGCCACCGTACCGGAGTGGACTGTACCCCGCCGATTCGAACGACGAAATGTCGGCGAAGGGAATCCGTTCGAACGACCGATGGAACGGTTCGAACTTCACGTAGAGTCCGTCGTCGCGCACCTCCGTCACCAGTCGGGCAGAGCCGAGGAGAACCGCGACCGAGAGGGAAACGAACAGTTCACGGGCGGCGTCACCTCTCGTCTTCGTCCCGCGCGCAAGGCCGACGAGGGCGAGAACTGGCCGAATCGCGAGCAATCCCCACAGCCACCACTGGCGGAACTGCTGGACTTCCCGGAAGCGGACTTCTGCGTTCATCTGGCGAGTAACTACGACGGCCGCGAACAAATTCTATTCGCCCGTCACGACAACGGCGCGTCAGTCACGAACGTGAGGTGACTCACGACAGCGGCGCGTCGCAGTATTCGCAGTCGCTGCGGTCGGTCGAATTGCGCGCGCCACATTCCGGGCAGTTCGTCTTGTCCGGGGTCGTCGTATCCGAGTTCGACGAACTGCCGCGCACTAGCCACGCGACGATGATCAAGCCACCGACGAGCCACCCCAGAGGCCCCAGCGAAAAGAGAATAATCGCGCCGAAGAAGGCGGCTATCCCGACGAGCAGGTAGAGGAGGGCTTTCGAAGTGGTGTCCATGCCGTCGATACTCTCACTCACCGAAAAAAATCTATCCTCCTCTCGCATCCGCTGGTCGCTCGACGTTCGCTGCGCAATTGGCCGAAGCCAACGCGCTTATGCCCCTCTCCCCGCTAGAAACCGGCGATGAGCGACGGAGCGGCCGCGGG
The sequence above is a segment of the Halorussus halophilus genome. Coding sequences within it:
- a CDS encoding Single-stranded DNA binding protein, with translation MSLDDHAEDLASDLGVDKEEVKADLQNLVEYSVPIEEAKQSLRRKYGDGGGGGSSGPSRADIGDITPDDGNVTVTGKVLTVGKRSIRYQGNDQTIFEGEIADESGKISYTAWDDFGLSAGDTITAGNAGVREWEGNPELNLGESTNVAFEEDVEVPYPVGGDATLSELHPGDRGVNLEVQVVEVEQKTIDGRDGETEIKSGVLADESARLPFTDWEAREEVVEGANLRVEDTYVREFRGVPSVNLSEFTTVSPVGHELDVSDTATKMSVDEAVGTGGAYDVELVGNVVAVRDGSGLIERCPECGRVIQNGQCRSHGAVEGEDDLRVKAILDDGTGTVTAVLDADLTAEVYGGGVEKAKEQARDAMDKEVVAESIRDVIVGREFRVRGNLSVDDYGANVEVTDFDETEDDPAARATDLLSEVAQ
- a CDS encoding metallophosphoesterase, with protein sequence MALVEPIPGAPAAVADFESERALVVADFHAGVEQAMRTDGVSIDSRASERRERLLDLLDRTDVQRVVFLGDLMHAIGGPGGAERGEIEVLVEEIEVRGVSVTLVKGNHDGAIEEWVECDVTDGKGARFGDVGFAHGHTWPAREVLEAETVCVGHEHPTVRLEDSVGGTRIERVWLRGELDSEPFEERFGSAVDTRAELVVFPAFNDLTGGTWVNVEGQEFLAPFLPDALPDGEAYLLDGTRLGRYDEI
- a CDS encoding zinc ribbon domain-containing protein, with amino-acid sequence MSESIDGMDTTSKALLYLLVGIAAFFGAIILFSLGPLGWLVGGLIIVAWLVRGSSSNSDTTTPDKTNCPECGARNSTDRSDCEYCDAPLS